The following proteins come from a genomic window of Athalia rosae chromosome 1, iyAthRosa1.1, whole genome shotgun sequence:
- the LOC105691393 gene encoding synaptotagmin-7 isoform X6, with the protein MQILSATTGNPGSKSPAGGSGVPGSGGGGPGGVTEPRTPTAGPQNKQLQNVKGDHPSMAFLQSRSVSLVDMYIDNTEPSENVGQIQFSLEYDFQNSTLMLRIIQGRDLPAKDLSGTSDPYVRVTLLPDKKHRLDTKIKRRTLNPKWNETIYFEGFSIQKLQSRVLHLHVFDYDRFSRDDSIGEMFLPLCQVDLSEKPSFWKALKPPAKDKCGELLCSLCYHPSNSILTLGLLKARNLKAKDINGKSDPYVKVWLQFGDKRMEKRKTPIFKCTLNPVFNESFSFNVPWEKIRECSLVVMVMDFDNIGRNELIGRIQLAGKSGSGSTETKHWQDMITKPRQTIVQWHRLKPE; encoded by the exons ATGCAGATTTTGAGCGC aaCGACGGGGAATCCCGGGAGCAAATCACCGGCTGGAGGAAGCGGAGTTCCCGGGAGTGGTGGAGGTGGCCCTGGAGGAGTGACGGAACCTCGTACACCGACCGCGGGACCCCAGAACAAGCAACTTCAAAACGTCAAGGGCGACCATCCCTCC ATGGCGTTCCTCCAGAGCAGATCTGTCTCATTAGTAGACATGTACATCGACAATACGGAACCGAGCGAAAATGTTGGCCAGATACAGTTCAGCCTTGAATACGACTTCCAAAACTCAACGCTCATGCTGCGCATCATACAG GGAAGGGATCTTCCGGCAAAGGACCTCTCAGGAACCTCCGATCCCTATGTGAGGGTGACACTTTTGCCGGACAAAAAACATCGGCTGGATACGAAGATCAAAAGACGAACCCTGAACCCGAAGTGGAACGAAACCATCTACTTTGAGG gTTTTTCCATACAAAAACTACAGAGCAGGGTTCTTCACCTTCACGTATTCGactacgatcgattttcgagaGATGATTCCATCGGAGAAATGTTCCTCCCATTGTGTCAG GTGGATCTTTCGGAAAAGCCGTCATTTTGGAAAGCCCTAAAGCCACCGGCGAAGGACAAGTGTGGAGAACTTCTCTGCTCGTTGTGCTATCACCCAAGCAATTCAATCTTAACCTTGGGGCTCCTCAAGGCAAGGAATCTAAAAGCGAAAGACATCAACGGAAAATCTG ATCCGTACGTCAAGGTGTGGCTTCAATTTGGCGACAAGCGAATGGAAAAACGCAAGACGCCGATATTCAAGTGCACATTGAATCCCGTTTTCAACGAATCCTTCTCCTTTAACGTACCCTGGGAAAAAATACGCGAATGTTCACTGGTCGTTATGGTCATGGACTTCGACAATATCGGCAGAAATGAGCTCATAGGACGTATCCAACTCGCTG GTAAAAGCGGGAGCGGTTCTACAGAGACAAAACACTGGCAGGATATGATAACCAAGCCCAGGCAAACCATCGTGCAGTGGCACCGTTTGAAGCCCGAGTAA
- the LOC105691393 gene encoding synaptotagmin-7 isoform X5, whose product MWAALTRSLEIMVAFFEYYTARAQLETTGNPGSKSPAGGSGVPGSGGGGPGGVTEPRTPTAGPQNKQLQNVKGDHPSMAFLQSRSVSLVDMYIDNTEPSENVGQIQFSLEYDFQNSTLMLRIIQGRDLPAKDLSGTSDPYVRVTLLPDKKHRLDTKIKRRTLNPKWNETIYFEGFSIQKLQSRVLHLHVFDYDRFSRDDSIGEMFLPLCQVDLSEKPSFWKALKPPAKDKCGELLCSLCYHPSNSILTLGLLKARNLKAKDINGKSDPYVKVWLQFGDKRMEKRKTPIFKCTLNPVFNESFSFNVPWEKIRECSLVVMVMDFDNIGRNELIGRIQLAGKSGSGSTETKHWQDMITKPRQTIVQWHRLKPE is encoded by the exons aaCGACGGGGAATCCCGGGAGCAAATCACCGGCTGGAGGAAGCGGAGTTCCCGGGAGTGGTGGAGGTGGCCCTGGAGGAGTGACGGAACCTCGTACACCGACCGCGGGACCCCAGAACAAGCAACTTCAAAACGTCAAGGGCGACCATCCCTCC ATGGCGTTCCTCCAGAGCAGATCTGTCTCATTAGTAGACATGTACATCGACAATACGGAACCGAGCGAAAATGTTGGCCAGATACAGTTCAGCCTTGAATACGACTTCCAAAACTCAACGCTCATGCTGCGCATCATACAG GGAAGGGATCTTCCGGCAAAGGACCTCTCAGGAACCTCCGATCCCTATGTGAGGGTGACACTTTTGCCGGACAAAAAACATCGGCTGGATACGAAGATCAAAAGACGAACCCTGAACCCGAAGTGGAACGAAACCATCTACTTTGAGG gTTTTTCCATACAAAAACTACAGAGCAGGGTTCTTCACCTTCACGTATTCGactacgatcgattttcgagaGATGATTCCATCGGAGAAATGTTCCTCCCATTGTGTCAG GTGGATCTTTCGGAAAAGCCGTCATTTTGGAAAGCCCTAAAGCCACCGGCGAAGGACAAGTGTGGAGAACTTCTCTGCTCGTTGTGCTATCACCCAAGCAATTCAATCTTAACCTTGGGGCTCCTCAAGGCAAGGAATCTAAAAGCGAAAGACATCAACGGAAAATCTG ATCCGTACGTCAAGGTGTGGCTTCAATTTGGCGACAAGCGAATGGAAAAACGCAAGACGCCGATATTCAAGTGCACATTGAATCCCGTTTTCAACGAATCCTTCTCCTTTAACGTACCCTGGGAAAAAATACGCGAATGTTCACTGGTCGTTATGGTCATGGACTTCGACAATATCGGCAGAAATGAGCTCATAGGACGTATCCAACTCGCTG GTAAAAGCGGGAGCGGTTCTACAGAGACAAAACACTGGCAGGATATGATAACCAAGCCCAGGCAAACCATCGTGCAGTGGCACCGTTTGAAGCCCGAGTAA
- the LOC105691393 gene encoding synaptotagmin-7 isoform X4 yields MEVAASAVLDGLKNNRIGKLALSRFLSQSLAQLETTGNPGSKSPAGGSGVPGSGGGGPGGVTEPRTPTAGPQNKQLQNVKGDHPSMAFLQSRSVSLVDMYIDNTEPSENVGQIQFSLEYDFQNSTLMLRIIQGRDLPAKDLSGTSDPYVRVTLLPDKKHRLDTKIKRRTLNPKWNETIYFEGFSIQKLQSRVLHLHVFDYDRFSRDDSIGEMFLPLCQVDLSEKPSFWKALKPPAKDKCGELLCSLCYHPSNSILTLGLLKARNLKAKDINGKSDPYVKVWLQFGDKRMEKRKTPIFKCTLNPVFNESFSFNVPWEKIRECSLVVMVMDFDNIGRNELIGRIQLAGKSGSGSTETKHWQDMITKPRQTIVQWHRLKPE; encoded by the exons aaCGACGGGGAATCCCGGGAGCAAATCACCGGCTGGAGGAAGCGGAGTTCCCGGGAGTGGTGGAGGTGGCCCTGGAGGAGTGACGGAACCTCGTACACCGACCGCGGGACCCCAGAACAAGCAACTTCAAAACGTCAAGGGCGACCATCCCTCC ATGGCGTTCCTCCAGAGCAGATCTGTCTCATTAGTAGACATGTACATCGACAATACGGAACCGAGCGAAAATGTTGGCCAGATACAGTTCAGCCTTGAATACGACTTCCAAAACTCAACGCTCATGCTGCGCATCATACAG GGAAGGGATCTTCCGGCAAAGGACCTCTCAGGAACCTCCGATCCCTATGTGAGGGTGACACTTTTGCCGGACAAAAAACATCGGCTGGATACGAAGATCAAAAGACGAACCCTGAACCCGAAGTGGAACGAAACCATCTACTTTGAGG gTTTTTCCATACAAAAACTACAGAGCAGGGTTCTTCACCTTCACGTATTCGactacgatcgattttcgagaGATGATTCCATCGGAGAAATGTTCCTCCCATTGTGTCAG GTGGATCTTTCGGAAAAGCCGTCATTTTGGAAAGCCCTAAAGCCACCGGCGAAGGACAAGTGTGGAGAACTTCTCTGCTCGTTGTGCTATCACCCAAGCAATTCAATCTTAACCTTGGGGCTCCTCAAGGCAAGGAATCTAAAAGCGAAAGACATCAACGGAAAATCTG ATCCGTACGTCAAGGTGTGGCTTCAATTTGGCGACAAGCGAATGGAAAAACGCAAGACGCCGATATTCAAGTGCACATTGAATCCCGTTTTCAACGAATCCTTCTCCTTTAACGTACCCTGGGAAAAAATACGCGAATGTTCACTGGTCGTTATGGTCATGGACTTCGACAATATCGGCAGAAATGAGCTCATAGGACGTATCCAACTCGCTG GTAAAAGCGGGAGCGGTTCTACAGAGACAAAACACTGGCAGGATATGATAACCAAGCCCAGGCAAACCATCGTGCAGTGGCACCGTTTGAAGCCCGAGTAA
- the LOC105691393 gene encoding synaptotagmin-7 isoform X7 — MAFLQSRSVSLVDMYIDNTEPSENVGQIQFSLEYDFQNSTLMLRIIQGRDLPAKDLSGTSDPYVRVTLLPDKKHRLDTKIKRRTLNPKWNETIYFEGFSIQKLQSRVLHLHVFDYDRFSRDDSIGEMFLPLCQVDLSEKPSFWKALKPPAKDKCGELLCSLCYHPSNSILTLGLLKARNLKAKDINGKSDPYVKVWLQFGDKRMEKRKTPIFKCTLNPVFNESFSFNVPWEKIRECSLVVMVMDFDNIGRNELIGRIQLAGKSGSGSTETKHWQDMITKPRQTIVQWHRLKPE, encoded by the exons ATGGCGTTCCTCCAGAGCAGATCTGTCTCATTAGTAGACATGTACATCGACAATACGGAACCGAGCGAAAATGTTGGCCAGATACAGTTCAGCCTTGAATACGACTTCCAAAACTCAACGCTCATGCTGCGCATCATACAG GGAAGGGATCTTCCGGCAAAGGACCTCTCAGGAACCTCCGATCCCTATGTGAGGGTGACACTTTTGCCGGACAAAAAACATCGGCTGGATACGAAGATCAAAAGACGAACCCTGAACCCGAAGTGGAACGAAACCATCTACTTTGAGG gTTTTTCCATACAAAAACTACAGAGCAGGGTTCTTCACCTTCACGTATTCGactacgatcgattttcgagaGATGATTCCATCGGAGAAATGTTCCTCCCATTGTGTCAG GTGGATCTTTCGGAAAAGCCGTCATTTTGGAAAGCCCTAAAGCCACCGGCGAAGGACAAGTGTGGAGAACTTCTCTGCTCGTTGTGCTATCACCCAAGCAATTCAATCTTAACCTTGGGGCTCCTCAAGGCAAGGAATCTAAAAGCGAAAGACATCAACGGAAAATCTG ATCCGTACGTCAAGGTGTGGCTTCAATTTGGCGACAAGCGAATGGAAAAACGCAAGACGCCGATATTCAAGTGCACATTGAATCCCGTTTTCAACGAATCCTTCTCCTTTAACGTACCCTGGGAAAAAATACGCGAATGTTCACTGGTCGTTATGGTCATGGACTTCGACAATATCGGCAGAAATGAGCTCATAGGACGTATCCAACTCGCTG GTAAAAGCGGGAGCGGTTCTACAGAGACAAAACACTGGCAGGATATGATAACCAAGCCCAGGCAAACCATCGTGCAGTGGCACCGTTTGAAGCCCGAGTAA